The following coding sequences lie in one Fusarium poae strain DAOMC 252244 chromosome 1, whole genome shotgun sequence genomic window:
- a CDS encoding hypothetical protein (SECRETED:SignalP(1-22)): MKTTIFTSAATAVLSFASGTVANSCTWSFFGGPVYKSWIIVASGVDDIPGKCGGFWDNMNNKNFHSACTLSFTNCEDQNGEMVATFKSGSGCNSGHVESAWWEATRNKFGALHCVEK; encoded by the coding sequence ATGAAAACTACCATTTTCACTTCTGCTGCGACTGCTGTCCTCAGCTTTGCCTCTGGTACTGTTGCCAATTCCTGTACCTGGTCTTTCTTTGGAGGACCTGTCTATAAGAGCTGGATCATCGTTGCCTCCGGTGTGGATGACATCCCGGGCAAATGCGGCGGTTTCTGGGACAACATGAACAACAAGAACTTCCACAGTGCCTGCACTCTTTCCTTTACAAACTGCGAAGACCAGAATGGAGAGATGGTTGCCACCTTCAAATCGGGCTCCGGTTGCAACAGCGGCCACGTCGAGTCGGCATGGTGGGAGGCAACTAGGAACAAGTTTGGCGCCCTTCACTGCGTTGAAAAGTAA
- a CDS encoding hypothetical protein (TransMembrane:1 (o20-40i)) has product MSRLWAQAITQYDPVTIEVVGSLVIQIFFWWIPCTGFVFLDQLAPSFAAKHKIQPAPKQPTSSDIFDAAVISLRNQLIVIGLQVIPATLSTRPSAFQMTASLPSAKDFILDFTICLIAREILFYYSHRLLHIPYLYRRIHKIHHKFTTPVSFASQYAHPVEHIVANTIPIVLPPMLLQTHILTMWVFVSWQLIETATVHSGYDFFGGAAYRHDRHHERFNVHFGGMPLLNWLHSTNSSITLVKKNN; this is encoded by the coding sequence ATGTCCAGACTTTGGGCTCAAGCCATAACTCAATACGACCCTGTCACGATCGAAGTCGTTGGATCTCTTGTTATCCAGATCTTCTTTTGGTGGATTCCTTGTACCGGTTTTGTTTTCCTCGATCAACTTGCGCCTTCCTTTGCTGCCAAACACAAGATCCAGCCTGCCCCGAAGCAGCCCACATCTTCTGATATCTTTGATGCAGCCGTTATCTCCTTGAGAAACCAACTGATTGTCATCGGATTACAAGTTATTCCTGCTACCCTCTCAACCAGACCCTCCGCGTTCCAGATGACAGCATCGTTACCATCTGCAAAGGACTTCATTCTTGATTTTACAATCTGTCTGATCGCACGAGAGATTTTATTCTACTATTCCCATCGCCTTCTCCACATACCTTATCTATACCGCCGCATCCACAAGATTCATCACAAGTTCACTACTCCCGTCTCATTTGCCTCGCAGTATGCTCATCCCGTGGAGCACATCGTTGCAAACACGATTCCCATTGTTCTTCCACCGATGTTATTGCAAACTCACATCCTGACCATGTGGGTATTTGTTTCATGGCAGCTCATCGAGACGGCAACCGTCCATAGTGGCTACGATTTCTTCGGGGGTGCGGCATATCGTCATGATCGACATCATGAGAGATTCAATGTTCATTTTGGAGGAATGCCGTTGTTGAACTGGCTGCATAGTACTAATAGTAGTATAACCCTAGTAAAGAAAAACAATTAA